A part of Desulfonatronovibrio magnus genomic DNA contains:
- the rplA gene encoding 50S ribosomal protein L1 — protein sequence MPKHGKKYNTSKTKVDTSQKLPVQDGVRLALETAYAKFDETVDVAFRLGVNPKYADQMVRGAVSLPHGLGKDVRIVAFCKGEKEAEAREAGADEVGGEDLVERIKEGWLEFDKAVATPDMMAHVGKIGRVLGPRGLMPNAKTGTVTFDLGNAIKELKAGKVDFKVDKAGIIHAPLGKVSFGPEKIIDNLKALVNILQKMKPSSAKGTYFKGVAVSTTMGPGVRIDSTSLRSLME from the coding sequence ATGCCGAAACATGGTAAGAAATATAATACATCCAAAACAAAAGTTGATACCAGTCAGAAACTCCCGGTACAAGACGGAGTGCGTCTTGCTCTTGAAACAGCCTATGCCAAATTTGATGAAACAGTAGATGTAGCATTCAGACTTGGCGTAAACCCTAAGTATGCCGACCAGATGGTTCGCGGAGCTGTGAGTCTGCCTCATGGCCTTGGAAAAGATGTCCGCATAGTAGCATTTTGCAAAGGTGAAAAAGAAGCTGAAGCAAGAGAGGCTGGTGCAGATGAAGTAGGCGGTGAAGATCTGGTTGAAAGAATCAAGGAAGGCTGGCTTGAATTTGATAAAGCAGTAGCTACACCTGACATGATGGCTCATGTAGGGAAAATAGGAAGGGTACTTGGACCAAGGGGCTTAATGCCCAATGCCAAAACAGGTACAGTCACTTTTGACCTTGGTAATGCCATCAAGGAATTAAAGGCCGGAAAGGTTGACTTTAAAGTTGATAAGGCTGGAATCATTCATGCACCACTTGGCAAGGTTTCATTTGGGCCAGAAAAAATTATTGACAATCTCAAGGCACTGGTAAACATACTTCAGAAAATGAAGCCTTCTTCTGCCAAGGGAACATATTTTAAAGGTGTAGCAGTATCTACTACTATGGGGCCGGGAGTCAGGATCGACTCAACCAGTCTCAGATCCCTGATGGAATAG
- the rplK gene encoding 50S ribosomal protein L11 has protein sequence MAKKEMAKIKLQIPAGAANPSPPVGPALGQHGVNIMEFCKSFNAKTQDNKGMVIPVVITVYQDRSFSFITKTPPAPVLLLKAAKLDKGSGEPNKNKVGKVTRAQVEEIAKLKMPDLNAADVKAATKTIIGTAKSMGIEVEK, from the coding sequence ATGGCCAAAAAAGAAATGGCGAAAATCAAGCTGCAGATTCCAGCAGGAGCTGCTAATCCATCCCCCCCGGTGGGTCCGGCCTTAGGGCAGCACGGGGTGAACATAATGGAGTTCTGCAAGTCTTTTAATGCCAAAACGCAAGACAACAAGGGCATGGTTATACCTGTGGTCATAACCGTGTATCAGGATAGATCCTTTAGCTTTATCACCAAAACTCCTCCAGCGCCGGTTCTTTTGCTTAAAGCTGCCAAGCTGGACAAGGGATCAGGTGAGCCCAACAAGAACAAGGTGGGAAAAGTTACCAGAGCACAGGTTGAAGAAATTGCAAAGCTCAAAATGCCCGACCTTAACGCAGCAGATGTTAAGGCAGCAACAAAAACAATAATAGGAACTGCCAAAAGCATGGGTATTGAGGTAGAAAAATAG